The sequence TGTTCAATAGTGTGTCCTACTCAATGAGTTATACGACACTGGTCAATTATCTATTCCACACCCAATGTCGGAGGACAATAGACTTTGATCGGAAACGCACCTTTTCAAGAAATCATTGGGCTATAAAAAGCTAAAGTTTGATCACTTTCTGAAACGTTTTTGGACATTAGTAGCACATTTGCCGAATTTGTCGTCATTCCGCACTCGATGCGGAATCTACTGAACGCGCACACCTAGAGTTAAAAATTGGTTATCGGTGATTTTTATTCCCTAACAAAAGGTTCTGGCACACAAAAGGTTCTGGCAAATCTGAAACGTTGGTGGACATTTATGGGTTAGATAAACAAAAGAGATCGACCCAACCTGGATTATTTTCGGCTGGAACTGATAAGTAAGGAGGCAAAAATTTTTTAGCTGTCAGGGTTGGGCTGAATGAGTAAAAATGAATGTTATATCGTTTCAGTTTCGATAATTTCATTCATTAAACGATCGATTCCAAAGACAACTTGTACACTTGCGTCTTCCATAGCTTTAACTGACGCTTTTACCCCCTCAACATCACCAGATGCTGCTTGATTCAGTGCTTTACGACCATTGTCATGCACCTCTTTATGAGGCTTTTCAAGCAATTGATAACTTCTCAGGTGGTTGTAAACTCTGCCATCTCCACGATAATACCATTGACCTAAGCGACACTCTGAATGAGTATTGAGCGTTTCGTAGAAGGCACCACTTTGTAGTAAACGATAAGTGTTAACTTTCCACAAAACGTGGTCTAGCTTCACAGAATCTAAGAAAGCGCGGGTGGAAGCAATATGAATAACTTGCTTCATATTTTCTGACTTTACAACGACTTCATTCACAATAGCGCTGATTTGAGCAGAAGATGCTGAAACTTCTTCTGCACAAACTTGGTTTTCATCAATAGAAGCTTTAATTGTACTTACTTGGATTAAAACTTGTTTTACCAAGGAATCAATTTTTTCACTGGCTTTGCTTGCCTTACCCGCAAGGGTCCTTACCTCATCTGCTACGACTGCAAACCCACGTCCAGCATCTCCTGCGCGTGCGGCCTCGATGGCAGCGTTTAATGCAAGCAAATTGGTTTGGTCAGAAATCTCTTGAATGGTAGATACAAGGTTCGAAATAGCTCCCACAGTGTGATCTAATATATTCACAGCCTCAAAACTTTGAGAAACTTGAGTGCTGATACTAACAGCGCGATTGTCTAGACGTATTAATGCTTGATGTGTTTGCTTAAACATATCATCCATTTGTTGACGTTCCAGGTTTTCACGAGCCATCGATTTAGCATTTTCAATCATTTTCGTTTGAATAGTTTCAAGCATATCTCCACCTTTCAAACAATCAGATAGCATTTCATTGCTGTTTTGTTGCTCTTCCTGTACTGATTGAGCAATCTTTTGAGATTTTTTAAGCTGATTTTCTAGGAAGCTCACATCCGCATTGTATTTCTTTTGTAAATCAACTAACTCTTGTTTTAGTTGTTCATTTTCTAATTTAATTCGCTTTGTTCCAAACATAAAATGCCTATTACAAGTAGAAGAGTTATTTGGGAAGGCAATTTATCAGTTTTAATATGATGCACAATACCAAACCTTGATGCACAGAATTAATAGCATTCAAACATCCAATAAACCAAGAGTGAACAATTAAATTAAAGCGTATATTAATTATGCTTTTACATTATTTTTCAACAGGTTATAACAAGAAAGGAATGGAGTGTATTATCTAAATTTCGCCCTAGATGGATGTTATTCGATTTTCGACTAACTCTAAGTCGATCCTAATTCTATTAATGCTCAGGAAAAGTTCATAAATTAATCCCGTACCAATTATTAATCATAAATAAATCTTCGGAGATTAAATATGTTAAAGAAGAATAAATTGGCTCTGGCCTTAACGTTGACTCTTTCGTTAGGTGCTGCTTCATTAGCCGCTACCCCTGCAATCGCTGGCACGAACGCACAAGTATTTTCAACTGAAGTGACTCAAGATCAAGCACTTCAGATCGCTTCAGAAGCGTACGTTTACGCATACCCTATCGTTCTAATGGATGTGACTCGCGAGCAACAGCTCAACAAAGGCGTTCCTGTGAATGGTGGCTTTAAACACTTCCGCGCATACCCAGACGCATCGTTTAAAGAGGTAGTTCGACCTAACTTTGATACGCTGTACTCTGTTGGTTGGTATGACGTATCTGAAGAGCCTGTGATCATCTCTTCTGAAGATACTAACGGCCACTACCACCTTCTTCCTATGTACGACATGTGGACAGACATCTATGCTTCACCAGGTTCTCGTACATCAGGTACAGACGGTGGTGCATTTGCAATCGTTTCTGAAGATTGGGAAGGTGAACTTCCAGAAGGCGTAACACGCATCGTTTCTCCAACCACAATGAACTGGATGATCGCACGTACAGAAAGTAACGGTCGCGATTACGATAAGGTTGGTGAAATTCAAGACGGCTTTAAGATGACACCACTTTCGAAGTGGGGCACAGATTACGTGGCACCAAAATCACCAATCGACCCTAACATTGATATGAAAACGCCGCCACTACAGCAAGTTGCGCAAATGGATGCTAAAGAGTTCTTCCAACGTGCTAGCGACCTAATCGTTAAATACGGTGCTCACGCTACCGATGGCTCACAACTGATGCGTTTAGAGCATATCGGTTTCTCTGCAGACACGGGATGGGATCTAGACAACCTATCTAAGTCTGAACTAGCAATACTTGAGGCTGGTGCTGCAAAAGGTCAGCGCGACATTAAATCTTACGTGCCTAAATTTGAGACGCCACAAAATGGTTGGCTGATCCCATCAGACACCATGGGCGTTTACGGTAACCACTACGTTAGACGTGCGATGATTGCCCTAATCGGTCTTGGTGCTAACCACCCAGAAGACGCTGTTTACCCACTAGCGATTGCGGATGCGGATGGCGATAAAATGGTGGCTGAACAAAACTACCAACTTCACTTTGAGGCAGATGAGCTTCCACCTGTGGGCGCATTCTGGTCTGTGACCATGTACGACGCAGAAGGTTTTGCGGTTCATAACGAGCTTGACCGCTACGCGATTGGCGACCGCAACGAGCTTACTTACAACGAAGACGGCTCTCTTACTCTGTACATGCAACATAAGCGTCCATCTGCGGATAAAGTCTCTAACTGGCTACCTTCACCAGAGAAAGGGGCTATTGGCGTAACAATGCGTCTATACGAACCAGAGCAGTCAATCTTAGCAGGTGAGTGGATCCCACCTGCGATTGAAAAAAACAAGTAAACACGGGCCATAAGCCGTTCAAACTTAAATTAATAAGCCGATAACTATTCATCGGCTTATTTTGTTTCACATATATAAATCGACTCAATATATTAAAAATATATGGATGAGTCACTAGAGATAATATTATGAATATTAACAATGTAACGATTGCTGGTGCGGGACTTCTTGGTTCTCAGGTTGCTTGGCAGATCGCATTCAGCGGTTTTGAAGTCACGGTTTATGATTATTTTGATAAGGAACTGGATAAGAGCAAAACACTCCATAAGGAGTACGCAGAGTTATTTGTTTCAACGCGTGGCGCCTCTCAAGAACAAGTTGATGAAGCACTTGCTCGGCTAAAATATACGTCTGATCTATCAGAGGCAGTGAAGGATGCAGATTTAATTAGTGAATCCATTCCAGAGTCTGTTGAAATTAAGCAGTCATTTTATAAAGAGCTGTCTAAGCTTGCCCCTCAGAAAACCATTTTCACTACGAATTCCTCAACCTTGGTTCCAAGCCAGATTGTCGATAGCATTGACCGCCCAAAAAAATTCCTAGCTTTACACTTCGGTAATACGGTATGGGACAGCCGTATCGGTGAGGTGATGGGGCACCCAACAACATGCCCTGAGGTATACAAAGTTATCTGTCAATTTAGCAAAGCAATGGGCATGGTGACTATTCCGCTGCATAAAGAACAGAGCGGATACATCATCAATGCTGTCATGATTCCGTGGATCAATGCTTCACTTGACTTAGTCGTGAACGGAGTGGCGGATTTTGAGAGCGTCGATAAAACCTGGATGCTGGCTCACAACGTTGAAAGAGGCCCGTTCGCCGTGATGGATATCGTTGGACTCTCTCTTGCTGCTGATATTAACAGGTTATGGGGAGAGCAACTCAACGACGAGGCTGCACTCGCTCGTGCAAAATACCTAGATGAAAACTATGTTAAGCAGAACAAGTTAGGTGTTAAAGGAGATGAGGGTTTTTACACATACCCTAATCCTGCTTATAAGGACGCGGACTTTATTCGATAATCATTAGGGGTAAACTTCTGTACTGACGTTTATCCCTAAATGTATGCCTAAACGAGAAAACCATAAATTATCGGATGGATCAACTAAGTAATTAAACTGTCTTTAGGTATAAAGGGCAAAATATGAATATCATTAAGAAAATATTCACTGTCATCTCGACAATATTAATAGTATTAACCAAATTCGTATTATTCATGATAGTCATGCTTGGTGGTGCGTATTTACTGGCTCCCATGGGGAGGGTTAACTCAAAAGACATTGAAATGTCACTTTTCACAAATACCCCCAATGAAACCATAATGCTACTACTCAATAGCGAGTACTTTAGTGGCTACCTCTTTGCTGTCACCATTACTTTTGTATGCTTTGTCGGTTACCTATTCTGGCAATTGCACGAAATTGCCGTGCACAAAGAGCAGAACAATAAGAGCATCCATATCCAATTGGTTTCCGCTCTCTCTTTATGTGGCTTGTTCATTCATAAAGCGTGGTGGGTTGTTGCCGTCATCATTGCATTTGCAAATTGGAAATATATCAGCGCCTCTTTGAGCTAGATAATTCGAAATGGGCTACGTACAAATGATGTGACATCAAATACAAACACGACAAAAAGTGAGGTCTCACAATGAAAGA is a genomic window of Vibrio sp. CB1-14 containing:
- a CDS encoding methyl-accepting chemotaxis protein; its protein translation is MFGTKRIKLENEQLKQELVDLQKKYNADVSFLENQLKKSQKIAQSVQEEQQNSNEMLSDCLKGGDMLETIQTKMIENAKSMARENLERQQMDDMFKQTHQALIRLDNRAVSISTQVSQSFEAVNILDHTVGAISNLVSTIQEISDQTNLLALNAAIEAARAGDAGRGFAVVADEVRTLAGKASKASEKIDSLVKQVLIQVSTIKASIDENQVCAEEVSASSAQISAIVNEVVVKSENMKQVIHIASTRAFLDSVKLDHVLWKVNTYRLLQSGAFYETLNTHSECRLGQWYYRGDGRVYNHLRSYQLLEKPHKEVHDNGRKALNQAASGDVEGVKASVKAMEDASVQVVFGIDRLMNEIIETETI
- a CDS encoding DUF1254 domain-containing protein; this translates as MLKKNKLALALTLTLSLGAASLAATPAIAGTNAQVFSTEVTQDQALQIASEAYVYAYPIVLMDVTREQQLNKGVPVNGGFKHFRAYPDASFKEVVRPNFDTLYSVGWYDVSEEPVIISSEDTNGHYHLLPMYDMWTDIYASPGSRTSGTDGGAFAIVSEDWEGELPEGVTRIVSPTTMNWMIARTESNGRDYDKVGEIQDGFKMTPLSKWGTDYVAPKSPIDPNIDMKTPPLQQVAQMDAKEFFQRASDLIVKYGAHATDGSQLMRLEHIGFSADTGWDLDNLSKSELAILEAGAAKGQRDIKSYVPKFETPQNGWLIPSDTMGVYGNHYVRRAMIALIGLGANHPEDAVYPLAIADADGDKMVAEQNYQLHFEADELPPVGAFWSVTMYDAEGFAVHNELDRYAIGDRNELTYNEDGSLTLYMQHKRPSADKVSNWLPSPEKGAIGVTMRLYEPEQSILAGEWIPPAIEKNK
- a CDS encoding 3-hydroxyacyl-CoA dehydrogenase, with translation MNINNVTIAGAGLLGSQVAWQIAFSGFEVTVYDYFDKELDKSKTLHKEYAELFVSTRGASQEQVDEALARLKYTSDLSEAVKDADLISESIPESVEIKQSFYKELSKLAPQKTIFTTNSSTLVPSQIVDSIDRPKKFLALHFGNTVWDSRIGEVMGHPTTCPEVYKVICQFSKAMGMVTIPLHKEQSGYIINAVMIPWINASLDLVVNGVADFESVDKTWMLAHNVERGPFAVMDIVGLSLAADINRLWGEQLNDEAALARAKYLDENYVKQNKLGVKGDEGFYTYPNPAYKDADFIR
- a CDS encoding magnesium transporter, with the protein product MNIIKKIFTVISTILIVLTKFVLFMIVMLGGAYLLAPMGRVNSKDIEMSLFTNTPNETIMLLLNSEYFSGYLFAVTITFVCFVGYLFWQLHEIAVHKEQNNKSIHIQLVSALSLCGLFIHKAWWVVAVIIAFANWKYISASLS